In the Silene latifolia isolate original U9 population chromosome 1, ASM4854445v1, whole genome shotgun sequence genome, CAGAGATGGTTACATCTGTAATATGTTGTGTGGTTACTATCTTACATGTAAATATGTATGTTTGTGTTTGGGGAGATTTGCATGCTAAAATGGTAACATAACTAGGCAGTATGGTGGCATGTTTTTGAAATTTACAAATTTGACCAATTTTTTGCACCAGATTCTCGAAAAGTAGCAGCTGTTGTGGAAAGACCGAAGAAGATGGAAGTTGGTCAGGGATCGAAGAGAAAGTTACCCGAGGGGGCAGTGGTTCAGAAAAAGAAGCGACAGAGGAAGGAAGGAACGTATGTTAACCATCGAATTGTATCTCTTCATGTTACAGTCTTCACTTCATGTTACCCATGTTATCTTTTTTCTTTAACGAGTAATTGTTTGTGTCCTATCATAGGAAAGTGAAGGCGGTCGAGGGACATGGATCACGGCGTCCCCGCATTATGTCATACTGACATTTATCGTCGGCTCGGAGGAAAGATGTGGAAGATATTGGGTTCGGAGGTCTTCTAGAGCTGAAGGCGTCTAAGTTTATTCATACCATGGTTGATTGGTTGTTGGAGCACTACGATACGCACACTAGGTTGATGTTATTCAACAGGTTTGATCGTTTCTCAATCAGTAAACATGATGTGTATGATGTCTTTATGTTACCATGTGGGGGTGAGGATGTGCCAACTAATAATGACGATAAGGAGCTATTGCACGGATGGAGAAAGAGGTTCGGTGCTTTACCGAACAAAGAAATAGTGTTGGACAAGGTTCGGGGTGAGATCTTTGCAATTGGTGGAAGGTGGACAGAATTTAAGAAAATGTTTGTCTTGTTTGCGGTGGGATCGTTCTTGGTCCCAACCGTTCACAATCGTGTTGACACTAGGTTGCTAGGGGCAAAGTGGAGGATGTTCTTTGCCATACCAAAGCCGGGATGGTGCTCTTACATCTTGGATcggtttgactttttgttgaATCATGGAAAGGGAACGACTCCAAAAGTATTGGGGGTCGCTTAATGTTCTTCCAGTTAGTCTACTTTCACCGAATGATTTGGAGGGGTGAGCTCGAGTTTTAAGATCGCCCTTGATACAACATTGGTCGTATGAGGCAGTGAAGAAGCGAGTTAAAGAGGAGTGCAAAGCTTACACCATCCATAAGGGCTTCGGGATAGGGGTGTTGGACCGGACCACGTATCCTATATCCCTTCATCTGGAGAAATCATTCTACAGACTACCGGTTGAAGGACTTGATCATGTTCCCCACCCTATCAGGCAGGAAGCAGCTCGTCCGGCGGAGAAAAGTACGATTGACGACCAGGAAGCGGAAGATATCAGGCAGGACGAAGCTCCTCCGCCGGAGAAAGGTTCGACTGCCGAGGCCGAGGGATGTAGGACTGTGTCTTTCGCACTACCAGATGACCTTCCTTCAGATGAGGATCTGCGCCGTCTGTACAATGACGTAAGTCCGACGACATCCATTTATGTTTGTTGCAGTCTGAGACTTGATAGCATGTTATGTCTTGAAATCTTTGAAATTGTCACATTTTTGAAACAATAGCGCCCATTCTGGTTTACTTATGAAATTGTCTTGAAATCTTTGAAATTGTCACATGGTTACATTTTTTCGGAAAATGGTTAAATGGTCACATTTTTAAAGTATAAATGGTCACATTTTTACTTAAGATGGTTACTTTCTAATCAACTTAGAAAATGTGACCCTGGTAGTTGTGATATGTAGGTGTTATAGTATGTAATGTGTGGACAGGTAGTGTGTCTTTAAACTATAAATGGTAACATTTTTACTTAAGATGGTTACATTCTTATATCCTTTCAAAATGTGACCCTGGTAGTTCTGATATGTAGTACTTTAAGATTAAAATATGACATCAAGTTCTGATTGTTTTTTACTATGAAGGGTGATATTTTGGCAAACCATGGTTACATTAAACTAAAAATAGTCACATTTTGACTTAAGATGGTTACTTTCTGATCTACTTTCAAAATGTGACCCTGGTAGTTGTTATATGTAGGTGTTATAGTATGTAATGTGAGGACATGTAGTATGTCTTTAAACTATAAATGGTCACATTTTTACTTAAGATGGTTACATTCTGATCTACTTTCAAAATGTGACCCTGGTAGTTCTGATATGTAGTTCATTTAGATTAAAATATGACATCATGTTCTGTTTGTTTAATACAGTGAAGGTTGACATTCTGATAAGGAATGTAACCATTCTTATGGACTGTGAGCATGTGACCATCATCGGTCAGATATGTAGGTGTTGTAGTATGAAATGGGGGAGAAAGTTGTCTGTGGGTATCTGTTTAAAATGGTTACATTCTGACTTATGATGGTTCCATAATGATTGACTGTTAAAATGTGGCAACGGTCGTTGTGATATGTAGTTTCATTAAGTACAGAAGGTTGTATGTGTTTAAAACTCAAAATGGTCACAAAGTGACTAAATTTACAGACATTCCTGTGGACTGATGACATGTTACCATATTAGATGTGATATGTAGGTGTTTGTTGAGCATTTAAAATGGTGACAATCTGTCTAAAGTTGGTTACATTTTGATTCAATGTTAAAATGTGAGCATAGTACGTGTGATATCTACCTGTCTTAAAAAGTGATATTAAAAGCTAGGTATGTTGTGCCAATGTTCAATGTGTTTAAAAAGTCATATTTATCCATGTACAGGAGCGAGTACTGAAATGGTACCAGACAAAGAGGAACCAGAGGTTGATTTCGCGCTTACATCGTGAAGTGGCAGCAGAAATGGTGGCGGATCCTCCATTGTCTCAGCAGGTGCGGGGACAGCAGAGCGAAGATGGTGAAGCAGCGGGTGAAGTGGAAGAGACCTTTACGCAGAAATTGGATGGTGACCCTGCATTTTATGCCGACTTTATTGCCATGCTTGATCAGGTGGACCAGGCTTTAGAGAATGTGGTTCTCCCGCCCTCTTTTTCCTTGGGGATAGAGGACATTGGCACACAGGCTCCGGGCCGCTCGTACGAGCTCAGGTACACTCGTGCTCGAGATCGTCCACAAGGTCTGGTTAACACCAGCTCTAAGGATGTCAGCCGTGCCCAACCCCGTCCAGTACCAAAGCCTGGGGGCGGTAAACCGAAGAAATGAAGTGGGGTCGCGTTAAGTTAATGTAACTGTCGGTTGTTAATAATGAAGACTTTTTAGTTTGAAGTAGTGTTAAGGATGTGTTATTTTGGGACTGCACTTTTTGTGCTTCGGGGTGTGAAAGAACTGTGAAACAGTCCTTGTTTTGTAAGCAACTACTGGACTACCTGCCCTATGACCTGTTATGGCTCGTGTGGTGGCCTTATTAATAGTAATGTAGTTATAGTAATATGTCCCAATTTTATTAACAGGTGTTATCATATAATAGACAATGTCAACAATCATAGTGCCATATGTCAGCAATCATAAGCCATATGTTACCATTTGTAACTAACATTATAATTCCTGATTTATAAGGTAAAAGGGTAACATTCTACCTTAAAATGACTACACATCTCTGCTTTATAAATTGTGTAAGAGCTTTTTTAAAAAACATTATAGGTCCTGATTACAATACATAAACTTTATGAAATGGTCACATTATAGACAATGCCAACAATCATAGTGCCATATGTTACCATTTTTATTTAAGTTAAAGGGGTCACATTTTAAAATGATAACATCTGTGCTTTATAACGTGTCAAAACGTGTGTAAAAAACACAACtttataaaatggtcacattataCACAATGGCAACAATCGTAAATCCATATGTGACCATTTTTAAGTAAGGTAAAAGGCTCACATTATACCTTAAAATGATAACATTTGTGCTTTATAAAATATGTTACCATTTATGTGAAGATTTGATATTTAACCATTTAAGTAAGGTAAAAGGCTCACAATATTGAGTCCTCAAATGTGAGCATGTTGTTTGATGTGTGTTAAAAATTACAAGAAGGGTGACAACTAGCGTAAATATGGTTACATTCTTATGGTTTATACACATGTGACCATATTTTAATGATATGAGGGTGTATGTTGACAACTAAAAAATAGGGACATTCACACTTAAGGTAGCAACATTTTTCAAGAAAAAGTATAAATATTTGAGTATGAAAAAAATAGTGAAAATGACATATCTGAAAATATTGAGTCCTCAAATGTGAGCATGTTGTTTGATGTGTATTAAAAAGGATGACAATTAGCCCAAATATGATTACATTCGTGTGGTTCGTACAAATGTGACCATATTTGCATGATATGAAGGTGTATGTTGAAAACTTAAAAATGGTGACATTCATACTTAAGGTAGCAACATTTGTAGAAGTTGGCATCAGAACTGTTAAGAGGAAACCCATATTTACAACAAAAAGATACATGTCCACAGGTAGAAAACAAACAACATAACACTGAAACTTAAAGTCAAAATACTTAGTTTATGACTACAAATGGTGACATTGATAGATAACTAAGAATGTCACCACCTTGTTTCCTATTTGTGACCAGTTTCTAGCATCATAATATGGTAACATGTATGAACGCAGATATTTCAATCTGATTTCATATATGTTACAGCTTATATGAGAACACTCGTCACCCAAAATAAACCGGTCTAACAAACAATCCATATTACCCAAAAAATTTCCCGAAAATAAGGATTGCAATGTACATGGTATGTCATATAAGACGCGGCACAGCGACGTACATAGTACTATCCCCTGTCCCAACTTCAGACCCTTTCTTAGCCTTTTTCCTCGTGCCCATGTTCCTTTTTTTTCGTTGACTACGACCCTTAGTAGTACAACGTACAGGGTCAAGAATAGGAGGCTCGGACCCATCAACGGTTGGTTCCTCTTCCTCCATATTAAGCTTAGAAAGTAACAATTCGACCTCCTCATTCGCTTTAATAAAGAGCTTATCCACGACACCTCTTGCATCAGAGACACTCTGACATTTGCTGATGAGATAGTTCATAGCCGTCAACATTGATCGACGCCAATTGATGGCGTCATGAGCGGCATTTCTGCGTATGTCGCTTGGCAGAAACCTCTCCCACACTATAGTCTTTGAAAATTTGGTCCATCTACGGAGTATGTACCTTTCCGGTATCTCGACAAcagaatgcatgtggaggatacgGATGATGTGACTGCAAAGCATACCCTTTACCTGGAAGTTTCGGCACGTACATTCTGTTAGCTGGTTCTTACAATCGTACGTCACATGATGGTTGTTCTCCTCTTGGGCAGCAGGGTAGACACGATACAACAACACCTGAGGGTCATCAATCGGAAGGATGACAGCACGAGTACCCATGGCAAGCGCGAATTCTTTCTCAAACACTCGAAACAGCTCCAATGTGTAAACCTGAGATGCATGTAGTAACAAATCCACTAGAGGGTACACAGAAGATGGAGTGGATTTTATACCGTTGAATTCTTTACGCTCTTCCTCACCCCGCCATCTTTTGACCGTGTTTTCAAATATCCCAAAGAATTCGGTAACGGATGTAGTCTTAGAAGCTTGAAAACCCATTGCATGGTTTGTGCTCTCACTCCTTTGGGACGATAAAATCCCGGCTGAAAAGAATTGATTGTTGAAAGCAGTGCTCCATTTGGCTCTATGTTTGTACAATCTCTTAAACCAATTATGGTTGACTAACCCATAATCTGACAACATTTTATGCCAAGTCTGCTCAAATTCAGCCTCATTGTAGCAACCATGAAGGCATTTGTTGAATAGATTTTGGAACGGACGATCACCCTTTAGTTTACCGAAGTGAGATATGGCGTTTTGTTGAATGTGCCACTGACATAGACGATGTCTGGATTGTGGATAAACCTGTCACCATTGTAACGTTATCAATATGAAGTGGTCTATAGAAAATATGATAAACTGTAACCATATTAGCATATATTTCTACAAGCAAAGATGGTCACATATATGGCATATTCTGATGACATGACAAAATGTGACAACATGTTACTATCTTAAGTAATGTTATTGTTAAGAAAGATGGTAACATTTGTGCTCTATAGACAATATGGAAAAATGTAACCATATTAGCATATGTTTCTACAAACAAAGATGGTCACATATATCGCATATTCTGCTGACATGAGAAAATAAGACATAATGTTACTATTTTAAGTAATGTTATTGTTAAGAACATTTGTGGTCTATACAATTTCGTTAAAATGTAACCATATTAGCATATGTTTCTACAACAAAGATGGTCACATATATGGCATATTCTGCTGACATGAGAAATAGGACATAATGTTACTATCTTAAGTAATGTTAGTGTTCAGAAAGATGGTAACATTTGTGGCGAAACATGGCGACACAATACAATATGACCCAGTGTGACCATATTAGTAAAACATAAACGTCATACCGTTTCAATTGCATTTGCTATTGCTTGGTCTTGGTCAGTGAAGATAGAGACAGGACGAACATCCTCACCCATGGATTCGTTGAAAACCTTGAACAACCACTCGAATGATTCTTCCTTTTCGTTCGACAGAAAAGCACAACCAAACATGACATTGGACCAATGGTTGTTAATACCAACAAAGGCTCCACAAATGAGATTGTACCTATTGGTTCGATAAGTTGTATCAAAGATTTTAAGATCTCCGTACAACAAATAGTCATCTCTCATCATCGCATCCCGCCAAAACAGGTTACTTAATCTGCCTTTTTCGTCAAACTGAACGCGGAAAAAGAAACCCGGCTCCTCCGCTTGCCTACTAGTCATGAGGTTGATCAAAGTGGCTGCATCGCCACCTTCAATTGATTTCATCTTCAATCTGTTAACGAAATTAATATGGTCTCGCTTTGTGTGACCGACAAACGAATCACCACCAGCCCCGGCCGCAGCAACCCTAAATTGGACTGAAGGAGGAACATGCGCTTCAGTCATTGCCTTTATTAACTCACCCTCCGCTTCTGAAATTTTGCGCTCCGACCTATGATGATGCTGCCACTGGACGGGTGTGAAAGGATGATTATGCTCAAGCACGTGCTGCACTACCTCCCATAATCCATCACCATTTACTTTTGTCCTAACACAGGCTGCACATTTACAGCGAGAAATTGCTGCGTTCCTACTACTGACTTCATTCCCGTTCCCATGTACACCTTCACAAGAGCATCTAAAGTATCTCTCAATTAGCGGCCTGTCTTTCACGTCAGCCCTACGAGATGTTGATTTCTTGATACTAAAGCCCTTGAGTTGCGAATGTTTCTTATACAAGCT is a window encoding:
- the LOC141590066 gene encoding uncharacterized protein LOC141590066; the protein is MGKKQMARRTPPKKAMDGDKKGKGKIATLKGKEKEKSGISFRDPVDTQENEEIDGSEEISDESENSEEEEGSGQEEDMEDSDQEEEGSDEEDKHVKESEDGGLADALEKVVKMAAALGVKKKTQEESSVVNDSRKVAAVVERPKKMEVGQGSKRKLPEGAVVQKKKRQRKEGTFDRFSISKHDVYDVFMLPCGGEDVPTNNDDKELLHGWRKRFGALPNKEIVLDKVRVKKRVKEECKAYTIHKGFGIGVLDRTTYPISLHLEKSFYRLPVEGLDHVPHPIRQEAARPAEKSTIDDQEAEDIRQDEAPPPEKGSTAEAEGCRTVSFALPDDLPSDEDLRRLYNDERVLKWYQTKRNQRLISRLHREVAAEMVADPPLSQQVRGQQSEDGEAAGEVEETFTQKLDGDPAFYADFIAMLDQVDQALENVVLPPSFSLGIEDIGTQAPGRSYELRYTRARDRPQGLVNTSSKDVSRAQPRPVPKPGGGKPKK
- the LOC141618049 gene encoding protein FAR1-RELATED SEQUENCE 5-like, which translates into the protein MEENSAMEDDNNQQIVDFETVHPAADSSIVETAVFEVLDGKDDDDNNQQIVDSETAQPVADSGNDETPEIELFDGKDDDFATMLMSKGTDLSGCLLGIKARKWEHIFSLYKKHSQLKGFSIKKSTSRRADVKDRPLIERYFRCSCEGVHGNGNEVSSRNAAISRCKCAACVRTKVNGDGLWEVVQHVLEHNHPFTPVQWQHHHRSERKISEAEGELIKAMTEAHVPPSVQFRVAAAGAGGDSFVGHTKRDHINFVNRLKMKSIEGGDAATLINLMTSRQAEEPGFFFRVQFDEKGRLSNLFWRDAMMRDDYLLYGDLKIFDTTYRTNRYNLICGAFVGINNHWSNVMFGCAFLSNEKEESFEWLFKVFNESMGEDVRPVSIFTDQDQAIANAIETVYPQSRHRLCQWHIQQNAISHFGKLKGDRPFQNLFNKCLHGCYNEAEFEQTWHKMLSDYGLVNHNWFKRLYKHRAKWSTAFNNQFFSAGILSSQRSESTNHAMGFQASKTTSVTEFFGIFENTVKRWRGEEERKEFNGIKSTPSSVYPLVDLLLHASQVYTLELFRVFEKEFALAMGTRAVILPIDDPQVLLYRVYPAAQEENNHHVTYDCKNQLTECTCRNFQVKGMLCSHIIRILHMHSVVEIPERYILRRWTKFSKTIVWERFLPSDIRRNAAHDAINWRRSMLTAMNYLISKCQSVSDARGVVDKLFIKANEEVELLLSKLNMEEEEPTVDGSEPPILDPVRCTTKGRSQRKKRNMGTRKKAKKGSEVGTGDSTMYVAVPRLI